The genome window AATTTTCTCACTGCCTCTTTAGCATCTTTTGCTCCAAAGAAATAAGAGCCGGCTACAATCACATTTGCACCAGCGTCTAAAACTAACTTAACATTTTTATCATTTATCCCACCGTCGACCTCTATATCTCCAGCATATAGTTTTCGAGCCTGTTTTATTTTTGGTATTACTGAATCAATAAATTTCTGCCCTCCGAACCCAGGATGAACTGACATTAGAAGAATCATGTCGACTTCACCCAGTACGCCTTCTATGCAGAAGGACGAATCAGGATTAAGCGACAACCCTGCCTTTTTGCCAAGAGACTTTATCTCGCTCAGGACCTTTTTAACACGCACTTCATCTATCTTATCCACAGACCTCGAAGTCTCCACCCTTGTCGCTTGTTGCTTGTCGCTTGTCCCTAACGTATAAGTCTCCGCATGCACAGTGATGATATCGCTTCCGGCATCTGCAAATGCCTTCAAAAGCTTATGCGGCTGGTCGATCATGAGATGAACATCTAGAGGCAATTTAGTACATCTCTTCACTGCCTCTACAATAAGCGGCCCTATAGTAATGTTAGGCACGAAACGCCCGTCCATTACATCAACGTGTATCAAGTCTGCTCCGGCATCTTCGATCCTTTTTATCTCATCGCTCAGCCTTGCAAAATCAGCCGACAATATGCTCGGCGCTACCAATATCTTTTTCATCATAGCTCCTTCAATTCCCCTTCAAGACCTTTTCTCTCTTTATCATCTATAGGGCCGACAACTGCCAGATTCAACCCCTCATTATTGAATATATCCTTTGCAACCCGCAATAGATCCGCAGACGATATCGCGGTTACCTTCCTGATGATATCGTCTTTATCAGGAAGTTTGTCCAGCGCCGT of Candidatus Gorgyraea atricola contains these proteins:
- a CDS encoding ribulose-phosphate 3-epimerase, which codes for MKKILVAPSILSADFARLSDEIKRIEDAGADLIHVDVMDGRFVPNITIGPLIVEAVKRCTKLPLDVHLMIDQPHKLLKAFADAGSDIITVHAETYTLGTSDKQQATRVETSRSVDKIDEVRVKKVLSEIKSLGKKAGLSLNPDSSFCIEGVLGEVDMILLMSVHPGFGGQKFIDSVIPKIKQARKLYAGDIEVDGGINDKNVKLVLDAGANVIVAGSYFFGAKDAKEAVRKLHGGK